One genomic segment of Acidiphilium acidophilum includes these proteins:
- a CDS encoding efflux RND transporter permease subunit: MLQAIVQASLRHRIIVAILVTVFVIFAALRLPTAQYGVFPEFVPPTVTIQTQAPGLDPQQVEALVTDRLELALGGLPGLAKTQSQSQAGVSVVNVVFHGGTDIYRDRELVTGAVASVGGGLPSGVTPVITPLQSSTGTVMFLGIKSNRLSLMKLTALVQSTIRPALLAVPGVAQVVAFGSTPEQLMIEAKPDRLIAAQLGLNSVAGGARYASTALGAGWINTGNQQLILEPHGQTVSTTDLAASVIAYKNSIPVTLGDIARIRRGPPPRFGAALVNGKPGIDLVIGTLYGANTLTVTNGLHEALAHLAPTLRDQGVKVVYALQVSSFIHSALHQVALDLAIGAVLIVVVLFLSLGNWRVALISFLSIPVSLLAATEILRGLGITLNVMALAGLAIALGAVVDDAVVDVENIFRRLRENRSRKNPEPALAVILHASVEVRSSIIYATLSVAIIFIPILLLGGVAGRLFAPLGIAYIAAILSSLAVALTLTPALAALLLARVGVSEKEPAPIRVARGFYGRVLGQVNRRFRLFMIVVVLLFFGMAATVPLLGVSYLPQFNARQVLMHYQTAPGTSIDTMLAIGKQVAAKLAREKSVEAAVVHIGRANLSNGHPGTNKAEIEMSFSRNVSNVAAASKHLLTVVRGVPGTRFWIDTFLAERIHEGLSGFTAPLIVTVYGPHMKGLGQDAERIAKILRGIKGSGAVTLEAPPNTPTIAIRARRAAMRQYGVTAHALLQTIAAAYTGETVGQVYRGVRIVPIVLTLPAQWRHDPNSLTNLPIATTNGSIVPLGEVATISETASPQLILHDDGRRVQVISVAIAAGHTGGYLTAAKHALTGFHFQQGDYVTFGGTAVSGSTARMRLLGYGGIALIAILCLLGIALGRGRAVTLLALGLPFALIGGIAAYWMTGIGTVSLGVMVGFVTLFGIALRNGLLLMMHYGRLVHDHGQPWNAETVRQGAMDRLPAILLTATVTALGLLPLALSAGSTGDEIEGPMAIVILGGLISATILTLLLLPSLAARFVRFDTDVEE, from the coding sequence ATGCTTCAAGCCATCGTCCAAGCCAGTCTGCGCCACCGGATCATCGTCGCCATATTGGTCACGGTTTTCGTTATCTTCGCCGCATTGCGCCTGCCTACCGCTCAATACGGCGTATTTCCGGAGTTTGTTCCGCCGACGGTGACGATCCAGACGCAAGCGCCTGGTCTTGATCCCCAGCAGGTCGAGGCGCTGGTGACCGACCGGCTGGAACTGGCTCTCGGTGGCCTGCCGGGACTGGCCAAAACTCAATCGCAATCCCAGGCCGGGGTGTCGGTGGTGAATGTCGTGTTTCACGGTGGCACCGATATCTACCGGGACCGTGAACTGGTCACCGGGGCGGTTGCAAGTGTCGGCGGTGGCCTTCCGTCCGGCGTGACCCCGGTGATCACGCCGCTGCAATCTTCGACCGGAACAGTGATGTTCCTCGGAATTAAATCCAATCGCCTGTCGCTGATGAAACTGACGGCGCTGGTGCAAAGCACCATCCGCCCAGCGCTGCTGGCGGTTCCCGGTGTTGCTCAGGTCGTTGCCTTCGGCTCGACGCCGGAACAACTGATGATCGAGGCCAAGCCCGACCGGCTGATCGCGGCCCAGTTAGGGCTGAACAGCGTTGCCGGCGGCGCACGATATGCCAGCACGGCGCTCGGTGCCGGTTGGATCAATACCGGCAATCAGCAATTAATTCTGGAACCGCATGGCCAGACGGTGAGCACTACCGATCTCGCCGCAAGCGTAATTGCATATAAAAACAGCATTCCGGTCACATTGGGCGACATCGCCCGAATCCGCCGCGGCCCGCCGCCGCGCTTTGGTGCGGCACTTGTCAACGGCAAACCAGGAATCGATCTGGTCATCGGCACGCTGTACGGCGCCAATACCTTGACCGTAACGAACGGGCTGCACGAGGCGCTGGCGCATCTGGCGCCGACGCTGCGCGACCAGGGTGTAAAGGTGGTGTACGCTCTTCAGGTTTCGAGCTTCATCCATTCCGCGCTCCATCAGGTCGCCCTCGATCTCGCGATCGGCGCGGTCCTGATCGTGGTGGTGCTGTTCCTTTCCCTCGGCAACTGGCGTGTCGCACTGATCTCATTCCTGTCGATCCCGGTTTCACTGCTTGCGGCAACCGAGATACTGCGCGGGCTCGGCATCACGCTGAACGTGATGGCGCTGGCAGGACTGGCGATCGCGCTGGGCGCTGTCGTGGATGACGCGGTGGTCGATGTCGAGAACATCTTCCGCCGGCTGCGGGAAAACCGCAGCCGCAAGAACCCGGAACCGGCCCTGGCAGTCATCTTGCATGCCTCGGTCGAGGTGCGCAGCTCGATCATCTATGCTACTCTGTCGGTTGCGATCATATTCATCCCGATCCTGCTGCTCGGTGGCGTCGCCGGACGTCTGTTCGCGCCGCTCGGCATTGCTTATATCGCGGCTATTTTGTCCTCGCTCGCCGTCGCCCTCACGCTGACCCCGGCGCTCGCCGCGCTGCTGCTCGCCCGCGTAGGCGTAAGCGAAAAAGAGCCAGCGCCAATCCGTGTGGCGCGCGGCTTCTATGGCCGCGTCCTTGGTCAGGTGAATCGCCGCTTCAGGCTGTTCATGATTGTCGTCGTGCTGCTGTTTTTCGGCATGGCGGCCACCGTGCCGCTGCTTGGGGTGAGTTATCTGCCGCAATTCAACGCCCGCCAGGTGCTGATGCATTACCAGACCGCGCCGGGCACCTCGATTGATACCATGCTGGCAATCGGCAAGCAGGTCGCGGCCAAGCTGGCTCGGGAGAAGTCGGTCGAGGCGGCGGTTGTGCATATCGGACGGGCGAATCTGAGCAACGGCCATCCGGGAACGAACAAGGCCGAAATTGAAATGTCGTTCAGCCGGAACGTGAGCAATGTCGCGGCGGCGTCAAAACATCTGCTGACCGTTGTGCGTGGTGTGCCAGGAACGCGATTCTGGATCGACACGTTCCTCGCCGAGCGTATTCATGAAGGCCTGTCCGGATTTACCGCGCCGCTGATCGTGACCGTCTATGGGCCACATATGAAAGGACTAGGTCAGGATGCCGAACGGATCGCTAAAATTTTGCGCGGTATCAAGGGCAGTGGCGCGGTTACCCTCGAAGCGCCACCCAACACGCCGACCATCGCGATCCGCGCGCGCCGCGCCGCGATGCGGCAATACGGGGTGACGGCGCATGCGCTGCTGCAAACCATTGCCGCCGCCTATACCGGTGAAACGGTAGGTCAGGTCTATCGCGGCGTGCGGATCGTGCCAATCGTTCTCACGCTGCCGGCGCAATGGCGGCACGATCCGAATTCGCTCACAAATCTCCCAATCGCGACCACGAACGGCAGCATCGTGCCGCTCGGCGAAGTCGCAACGATCAGCGAAACCGCATCGCCGCAACTTATTTTGCACGATGATGGACGGCGGGTTCAGGTTATTTCGGTGGCCATCGCGGCGGGCCATACCGGCGGGTATCTGACGGCGGCGAAACATGCGCTGACCGGTTTCCATTTTCAGCAGGGCGACTACGTCACCTTCGGCGGCACCGCCGTATCGGGCAGCACCGCGCGAATGCGGCTGCTGGGCTATGGCGGCATTGCCTTGATTGCGATTCTCTGTCTGCTGGGGATCGCGCTTGGACGCGGCCGCGCAGTAACGCTGCTCGCGCTCGGGCTGCCTTTCGCGCTGATCGGCGGCATCGCGGCATACTGGATGACTGGGATTGGCACGGTTTCCCTCGGCGTGATGGTGGGCTTCGTGACCTTATTCGGCATCGCCTTGCGCAATGGGCTGCTGCTGATGATGCATTATGGGCGGCTGGTGCATGACCACGGCCAGCCCTGGAACGCGGAGACCGTGCGCCAGGGGGCGATGGACCGGCTACCGGCCATCCTGCTCACCGCGACTGTCACCGCGCTGGGCCTGCTGCCGCTGGCACTCAGTGCCGGCAGCACCGGCGACGAAATCGAGGGGCCGATGGCGATCGTCATTCTTGGCGGACTGATCAGCGCGACAATTCTTACGCTACTGCTGCTACCCAGCCTAGCCGCGCGCTTTGTTCGGTTCGATACTGACGTAGAAGAATAA